The following proteins are co-located in the Mycolicibacterium goodii genome:
- a CDS encoding type II toxin-antitoxin system VapC family toxin, with protein MRALLDTSVIIATDVGPLDGELAISAITVAEMHFGVLVAKTPEVRAERLRRLLVLQRTFDALPVDDAVADSYGPVAAAVTRAGRQPRARSMDLLIAATARAHSARLYTRNAADFAGLDDLVDVVAV; from the coding sequence ATGAGGGCGCTGCTCGACACCAGTGTCATCATCGCCACCGATGTCGGGCCCCTCGACGGGGAATTGGCAATCAGCGCGATCACTGTGGCGGAGATGCACTTTGGCGTCCTCGTCGCCAAGACACCCGAGGTACGGGCTGAGCGGCTACGTCGCCTGCTTGTGCTGCAGCGCACGTTTGACGCTCTGCCAGTGGACGATGCGGTGGCCGACAGCTATGGCCCTGTTGCGGCAGCGGTTACGCGAGCTGGCCGTCAGCCGCGGGCGCGGTCCATGGATCTACTCATCGCCGCGACTGCGCGCGCACACTCGGCCCGGCTGTATACCCGCAACGCTGCAGACTTTGCCGGTCTAGACGATCTTGTCGACGTAGTCGCCGTATAA